The proteins below come from a single Gimesia alba genomic window:
- a CDS encoding NfeD family protein: protein MKNVNQMLLAYILGLLVFNGTSSVQADPAQPKPAQKQQQDGKKVADAKQDEPPSRPALFMTIDSPVGEVAYGRVTNAALALQNEAGQSNETGYLILKIEPGSSPFHQVQGLAKFLASSKLSNLKTIAWIPETVIGNNVVLALACDEIVMHPDAELGDIGYGKAVDRDEREFVFSIVEKRHNTKLSRALALGMMDPQQAVLKIKIQQGQGDNKQVESRVVTPEELKRLQDNMAVIVDVETIKEVGSLGVFSGSKARALDVLVQQLAHNRGDLAELYEIPREKLRDDPTLGAAPKAVLIKVDGEINPILEAFLERQINRAVNAGANLLIFEIDSGGGHLLSGERLAYSIADLESINVRTVAYIPKYALSSAAIIALGCDEIFLKPDAQIGDAEPIILNEGGQFEHVPEKILSKLRVSMKTLAEKKGRPAAVCEAMSDKDLEIFEVTNSKTGQIWYMTENEIHESNGEWIQGRVVSESRKENLLTVEGNRAHTLKIAEPPVRDMDELKQRLGIPADTKLVAAGRTWVDTLVFNLNTLYLTGTILALGILFVYLELSTLTGFFGILAGVCFGLFFWSHVLGGTAGYLEIVLFVMGLICILLEIFVVPGFTVFGVSGGLLVFGSIIMASQTFGDFNTLRPGSDFTTMTNTVGTLSASLITVIIMAIALNRFLPESRLMSSIILAPPGDHQRAGVHEIQLDPGLLENSGTLQLQGLDLRVGMKGVASSVLRPAGRVEIEGVWVDVISEGPYIQPGAEVEIAQINGNEVVVREVV from the coding sequence ATGAAAAATGTCAACCAGATGTTACTGGCCTATATTCTGGGACTTTTAGTGTTCAATGGAACTTCATCGGTTCAAGCAGATCCGGCACAGCCCAAGCCTGCTCAAAAACAGCAGCAGGATGGAAAGAAAGTGGCCGATGCAAAACAGGACGAGCCCCCGTCTCGACCTGCGTTATTTATGACCATTGACAGTCCTGTTGGTGAAGTGGCGTACGGCCGTGTGACTAATGCTGCCCTGGCGTTACAGAACGAGGCGGGGCAGAGTAATGAAACAGGGTATCTCATTCTGAAAATTGAGCCTGGTTCCAGTCCCTTTCATCAAGTTCAGGGGCTCGCCAAATTCCTGGCCTCTTCAAAATTGTCGAACTTAAAAACGATTGCCTGGATTCCGGAAACGGTGATCGGCAACAATGTTGTATTGGCGTTGGCCTGTGATGAAATTGTGATGCACCCTGATGCAGAACTGGGAGATATTGGTTACGGAAAAGCCGTTGATCGAGATGAACGGGAATTTGTGTTTTCCATTGTGGAGAAGCGTCATAATACCAAGCTGAGCCGTGCGCTCGCGTTGGGAATGATGGATCCTCAACAGGCGGTTTTGAAAATCAAAATTCAACAGGGGCAAGGGGACAACAAACAGGTTGAATCCCGCGTCGTGACTCCCGAAGAGTTAAAACGGCTGCAAGATAATATGGCTGTGATTGTTGACGTGGAAACGATCAAGGAAGTGGGCTCGCTGGGAGTTTTTTCCGGCAGCAAAGCGCGGGCTCTGGATGTGTTGGTTCAACAACTGGCTCATAATCGGGGGGATCTGGCTGAATTGTATGAGATTCCACGAGAAAAATTACGTGATGATCCCACGCTGGGGGCGGCGCCGAAGGCAGTGCTGATCAAAGTAGATGGAGAGATCAATCCGATTTTAGAAGCATTTCTTGAGCGTCAAATTAATCGCGCCGTCAATGCCGGGGCGAATCTGCTCATTTTTGAAATCGACTCGGGGGGGGGGCATTTACTTTCAGGTGAAAGGCTTGCTTATAGCATTGCTGACCTGGAGTCGATTAATGTAAGAACCGTCGCCTACATTCCCAAATATGCTTTGAGTAGTGCTGCGATCATTGCTTTAGGCTGCGATGAAATATTTCTCAAACCCGATGCTCAGATTGGCGATGCAGAACCGATCATCTTGAATGAGGGAGGGCAGTTCGAACATGTACCCGAAAAAATATTGAGCAAATTACGAGTATCTATGAAGACACTCGCAGAGAAAAAAGGGAGACCCGCAGCCGTCTGTGAAGCCATGTCCGATAAAGACCTGGAAATATTTGAAGTCACGAACAGTAAAACCGGGCAGATCTGGTATATGACGGAGAATGAAATTCATGAGTCGAATGGTGAGTGGATTCAAGGCCGGGTTGTGAGTGAATCGCGAAAAGAGAACCTGTTGACAGTGGAGGGGAACCGCGCTCACACTTTGAAAATCGCCGAGCCTCCAGTGAGGGACATGGATGAGCTCAAGCAGAGGCTGGGTATTCCTGCAGATACGAAATTGGTGGCCGCCGGGCGGACCTGGGTTGATACGCTGGTATTTAACCTTAATACCTTATATTTAACCGGTACTATTCTGGCGCTGGGGATTCTGTTTGTCTATTTGGAACTTTCGACACTCACAGGTTTTTTTGGAATCCTGGCGGGAGTTTGTTTCGGCTTGTTTTTCTGGAGTCATGTTCTGGGGGGGACTGCCGGCTATTTAGAAATTGTATTGTTTGTAATGGGTTTGATTTGCATTTTACTGGAAATCTTTGTGGTTCCCGGTTTTACTGTATTTGGAGTTTCTGGGGGACTATTAGTGTTTGGCTCAATCATCATGGCCAGCCAGACTTTTGGCGACTTTAACACATTGCGCCCAGGTTCCGATTTCACGACAATGACCAATACGGTTGGTACTTTGAGTGCTTCGTTAATTACCGTCATCATCATGGCGATTGCCTTGAATCGGTTCCTGCCCGAGTCGCGGCTGATGAGTTCCATTATTCTGGCACCTCCGGGTGATCACCAGCGGGCCGGCGTCCACGAAATTCAATTAGATCCGGGATTACTTGAAAACTCAGGTACTTTGCAGCTGCAGGGACTTGATTTACGGGTTGGGATGAAAGGTGTGGCCAGCTCTGTGCTCAGGCCTGCGGGACGGGTAGAAATTGAGGGGGTCTGGGTGGATGTGATCAGTGAAGGACCCTATATTCAGCCAGGTGCCGAAGTGGAAATTGCTCAAATTAACGGGAATGAAGTGGTCGTCCGTGAGGTGGTTTGA